Within Cystobacter ferrugineus, the genomic segment AATCACCAGATGCTCCCTTCAACTGGCGATTGCTCAGCCCACCGACAGATGGGAACAAGCAATGATCGCGTGGAATGGCAGCCCGAGGGACCCTGGCAGGTGTCCCTCTTCTGCGAGCCGCATTCCACCTCGGTGACACTGAGGGTGGACGAGGCCCCCGCATCCGTGCCCGTGGCGGAACTGGCGGACATCCTCGTGCTCTCCACCGCCGCCGTCACTCGCGTGGAGGACAGCCCCCGGCTTCGGGCCCACCTCGCCTCTGCCCCGTCGCTTCCCACTCCCCACCCCTCACGCCAGAGCACGGGGCACACCGTCACGAACTGGACTGGCCTCTCGCTGGGTCTGGGCTTCTGGCTCCTGACGAGTCTCTCCACGCCCCACCCTCCTCCCGTGGTTGAGACACCCGACGCCTTCACCCAGGAGGACGCCTCGTCCCTCGTCGACCTCGATGCATCGGACCCGGTGGCCCTCACCTACCCCCTGCCCGCCAAACCCTTCCGCAATCAGGCGGTTCCCCCCTGTAAAACCAACAAGGGCGCGGTGGAGATCAAGGGCGGGTGCTGGGTGGCATTGGAGCAGAAGCCTCCCTGCTTCAGCGATCAGGCCGAGTACCAGGGCAAATGCTATCTGCCCGTCGCCAAACCCCAGCGGATGCCACAATCCGCCGAGCCATGACGGAAGACATGAGGCCAGAAGGAAGGCAGTAGAACACCGATGGGTTCAGCTCACGCTGCGCCAGGCGAGCTCGGGGAGCGTCGAGAGCATCCATTTCGGATCCACGCTTCCCGGCGATGAAAGATAGAGTCGGCAGGCCTGGTGGACCGGCCCGAGGATCACCACGTTCAACGTGAGCTCGGGCGACCGCGCCTCCGCGAAGACGCCGAGCTCGGTCAGGTGGGCCATCATCTCCGCCTTGAGTTCCGTCTTCCGGACTCTCAGGGCGCCGCGATGCCCACCGTCGAGCTCCAACGTGATCGCCTGGTACATGAAGCGGGCCTCGACTTCGTTGTCGAAGACCCAGCTCAAGTGCCCCTCGACCAGGGCCCTCACGGCCGTGCGCGCGGTTCGGGTCGCCAGAACGCGCGGGGAAATGAAGCCCTGAAGACGTTCGAACGTGCGCTCGAGCAACGCCGCCACCAGGGCGGGGAAATCCTCGAAGTGATGGTAGACGCTCGAAGGGCTCGCGCCAGCCGCCTTCCGGATGTCCTCGATCCCGGTGCGCATGAGACCGCGCTCGTCGAAGCAGCGGAGCGCCGCGTCCAACAGCGCCTCCCGGCGGGCAATGCCATTCTGTCGCACGACGGCCATCACGCCACCCCATAGCGCGACGGGGCGCCCCCTGTCCAGCGCTCGTCCAATTGGAGGATTCTTCCAACTTCATATTGGAATTTAATTCCAGTTTGTTTAGCTTGGTCTCGAACGGAGGTGGCACATGAAGCTCGGGATCGAGAAGAAGGTGGCATTGGTGACAGGTGGCTCGCAGGGAATCGGGAGGGCGGTGGCGCTGCAGCTCGCCGCGGAAGGCGCGCGCGTCGCGCTGACCTTCCGAAGCGAGCGCGAGAAGGCCGCGGAGGTTGTCCGGGAGATCGAGCAGGGCGGCGGCGAAGCCCTGGCAATCGAGATGGAGCTCTCGTCGATCGACTCGGTGAAAGGCGCGGTGGCCGCCGTGCTCGCGCGCTTCGGGCAGCTCGACATCCTCGTGAACAACGCGGTCCGCTGGAGCGATAAGATGCCGGGAGAGGCGCCTCGCTTCGAGGACTATGCGCTCTCCGAGTGGCAGGGGCTGGTTCATGACAACCTCGACGGCGCCATCGCGGCGATCCAGGCGGCGCTGCCCTCGATGCGGGCGCGCGGCTGGGGGCGGATCGTGAATGTGTCCTCGGGTGTGGCCCTCGACGGAGTCGTGGGCGCGGGACCGTATGGCGCGGCCAAGGCCGCGCTCCACGGCCTCACCGCCTGTCTCGCGCGGGAGCTCGGGCCTCACGGCATCCTGACCAACGTGGTCGTGCCCGGGCTCACGCTCACGGACAGGATCAGCGCGGCGCTTCCACCCAACGTTCAGGATCAACGCGGAAAGGCTTATGCCATCGGGCGCCTGCTTCCACCGGAGGAGGTAGCGCCGACGATCGTCTTCCTGTGTTCCTCCGCGAACACCGCGGTCACGGGAGAAATCGTGCGCGCGAGCGGAGGACGGCCGTAGCTCGGCTCCCGCGTCAATGGACGCGGGGGCATCGCGGCGAGCGTGGACGACGGGTGCGAGAACACTCCGGGTGCGTGTACGATCCTCCAACGCCCACGAACGGGCGTGTCATGCATTGCCCCTGGAGGTCGCCCCCATGATGTCCATCCGCCGCTGCCTGTCCTTCCTCGCCGCGCTCGTCGTGACCCTGTCCCCCGCCGCGTTCGCCGAGCCCGCCGCCCTCTGTGAGAACAGCTCGCACTCCAATGCCTCGCTGAGCCAGGCGCAGGACGCCCAGGGCCTCCTCTGTCTGGCGCGCCTGTGCGAGACCGATGAGGAGTGCTTGTTCTCCTGCTCGAGCGCACGCACCGCGGCGTGTATCGACAACACCTGCCATTACACCTACGGCACGGGGGGCGGTGGTGGTGGCGGTGGTCCGATCTGCCCCGCCCGGTTCTGCTCCGATGACATGGACTGCGAGTGCAAAGGGCGGATCGGCTACTGCGGCCCCGACTCCGTCTGCTCCTTCTGAGCCGCTCGTCCGCCGAGCACTCCCACCATGGGTCCTGTCACGGCGCGAGGAGCCGGCCCGGCGTTGTTGGCCGTGGCCGCGCTCGTGTACCTCGCGGGTTGCGCCACGGGTGCCCCGCTTGGAAGTCCACCCCACCAGGGAGCCGGGCCGTGGCAGTCGGCGCCCCCTCCCGTCCTCGGAGACGCCACGGGAGGTTCTGGCGGTTTTTCCCACCAGGGGGAGACTCTCTCCTGTGGGGGAGTGGCCATCCCCACGGGCTGGCCCGACCTGTCCTCCGGCGATGCCGAGGCGCTGCTGGCCCCCTTCCTGACGTGCTCCTCGCCCGCTGAATACCTCGCGTTGCAGCAGCGGGTGGACATGCCCCGCCTGGTGGAGGCCTTGGATGACTGGAGCGCCGTGCGCCTCGGGGCCCTGGGGCCCGTGCGCGAGGACGCGGTCGACATCCTCAACCGCAAGCGCGCTTCCTTCCTCCTTCACACCACGGAGCGCCAGGGGCTCGTGTACGCCGAGGTCTTCGCCCTCTTCGTCCTGCACTCGGCCCATGACGACGAGGTGGACGCGGTGTTGCGCCTGTTGGCCCGGGACAAGCAATTGGGGCCGACGCTGGGGCGCATGCCCCGGGTCCGCGAGGAGTTGCAGCGTCGAGGCCTGCCGCTGTCGGCCTACCCGGAGCGGGCCGAGCGGGCCGGTGACGTGCTGCGTGGGCTGGGCCGCGCCGCCCGGGATGTGCTCGCCACCAGCCAGACGGTGGATGGCCTGCGCTACATGGAGATGTCCGCGCGGCGAGAGCAGTTGCCGCCGCCCTACCGCGAGGCGCTGCACGAGTTGGAGCAGGCACTGGCCCGAAGGCACTTCGCCCCGGGCAGCGTGGCGGTGGGCACCTTCGACGCGATGACCTTCGGCGTGCCGCTGGGCTTCTACTACCTGGTCGCCGGAACGAGCGCCGGCATGTCCTCCCTGTCCCAGGGCCAGTACGAGCAGGCCACACGCGAGTTGGCCCCCGCGCTGCTGATGGGGGCCCTGTATGCCGGAGGCAAGGGCGTACGAGCCTTGTCCGAGACGCGAAGCACACCGGGCTCCGGATTGCTGGTGGCGCCGCGTCTGACGGCTCTCAAGGAGGGGGTACGGCGGCTGGAGGCCCGGTTGGGCGTGCAAGGCCTGCGAGAGCTGGCTCGGAACATCCAGGCCAGCCGGGAAGCGGGCCGCTTCGTGGCCGCGGGAGGAATGGACGCCGCCCTGGCGCTGCACGAGTCCGGGGGCAACGTGGCCAGGGCCCAGGCGATGATGGCCCGGGCCAGGCCGGGGGCCACGGGCTCCTCGGCGGAGCGGCGTGGGGCGGAGACACGCTCCGGCGAAGTGGCCACCGGGGCGGACGAAGCAGCCCTCCCTTCCCCGAGGAAAGCCGGTGCCTCGCCGCGACCCGGAAGTCTGGTCTCGCTGGTGGACGAGCAGGCGGGCCTCACCCGGGAGGTGCTGGAGGCCAAGCTCGCGGCGGTGGAGGTCGAGTCCACGGGCCCACGCCTACCCAGGGAGGTCGTGCTCCTGGAGCAGCAACGACCTTCCATGGACGCTCCGCCTCCCGGAGCCGAGGGCAACCCGCGTTGGCCCGAGTACGTCGCCTATTACGAGAAGCGCCTCGGGGAAATCAAACAGGGCACGGCAGCCGAAGGACCTCTGCGCTGGGCGCCCTACGAGCTGATGCGGGGGTGGTTTGCCCGGGGGCTGGCCTTCGAACACAGCATGGTGAACTTGCTGCGGGCCGATGCGAAGTTGCCTCGGGCGGAGCGCCGCTTTCTCGGGGACTTTGACACGCCTCGTATCGAGCGGTACGTGGGCGTGAGAAAGGCGGATACCGGCCTGCGCTTCGCGGACGTGCTCATCATCGAGGAGGGACAGCTCACCAAGGGTCCGCCTCGTGTCGAGACGTTGAGCTTCAAGAGCCGCGATCTGTCGCGTTTGGAAGGCAATGCGCTGGAAGCACAGATGATCGAGGACGCGAGGGAGGCCCTGCGGAAATACGGCGAGACGGTGGATATTCGCCGGGACTCCCTACGGCCCTATCTTCGCCAAGGCAGCAAGGTACCAGTCTCAAGGGTCCGTCTCGTCTACGAAGGCGGTGAGCTCATTCCCAAGGATGTAGAAGAATTGAGGAGTGCCGTGGACGCCACGAAGAACGCGGTTTCGGAAGTAGAGGTGCTGATCCAATGAAGGTACTGAGCGTGCACGATTTGAAGCCGGACGACGGACTCCGGCTCACCTTCGAAGGCGCCTTCGACTCGCGGGCGGCACTGGAGAACGAGTTGACGCCCTTCTTCCAGGCGCTCGAAGATTACTCGGGTGAGTGGATGCCGGACGTCGTTGAAGGCAAACGGCGACGCAAATACAACCGCGCTGCCGTCTGGAAGTCGTTGGAGGAGCAGCGCAGCGAAAGAGGAGCCACCATCGGGTTCTACCGGACGAAGTGGCCCGCGTTGAGCATGACGCTTAGACTCTACTTCTCGACCCTCCCCCCTAAACTGGACATCTTGCACAAGGTGCAGCCGCTTTCCTTCTTCACGGAGGCGGAGCGTTGCCAGAAGCTCGTGGAGATGATGCGAGCATGGGCCCTCTACTACCCGGTGTCCCATGCCGCAACCCACAGTCTGGCTGACAGAGCCCTCGCGGGAGTTCCCGACTTTGGTCGCGACGAGAAAACCTCTCGAAGGAATGGGTTCGACAAAATCTATGAGGTGTCCTGGCTCAACGTCTTCGGCCCCAAGCTGGTGGAGAGCGTCGGCCGCGAGCGCATGCTGTCCACGCCGGCCCACAGGGTGGAGGAGCTTCCCAACGGCTCCGTGCTCCTGGTGACGTGGCCCACCGCCACGGACTTCGCCAGCGAGGAGGCCCGCCTCGCGCAGGCCCGTGCCCATGTCCACCTCCGCCCGGACCTGGACTTCGCCACGGTGCTGCGCGCCCTGCGCGAGCGCAGCGCCACGCTCGCCCCCGTGGAGCCCCGCTTCCACCCGGACGTGGCTCCACTCCTCTCCCGCGTGGTGGATGACGTCGCCATTCACGAGCGCCAGCGGACCATCGCCCACTTCAACGCCCACCCACCGCCCGAGCCCGAGGAGTGGCGCCCCGCCGACTCCGCCCTGCCCTCGGACGTGGCGGACCCCAAGCGCGCCCTCGAGCACTACAGCTACCTCGCCGAGCTCCTCGTGGCGCTGTTTCACACCAAGGTGCCCTCCGTCTTCGCGGCCACCCCCGAGTCCCTCACCGACGTGGACTTCCAGTTCTGGCACGAGGACTTCCCCCGTGTCTTCGAGCGGGAGAACATCGACGCGCGGGCGGTGCCCGCCATTGGCGCCTACCTGGGCCTGGTGCTGGTACGCCACCTCGGCGGTCAGTGGATACCGCGCCAGAAGCTCGAGGAGACCCAGGTGCGCGTGGGCCCTCGCGTCTGGCTGCCCTTCGTCCGGGCCTGGAACTACATGCGCTCGCGCCAGTCGCTGCTGGACTCCTCCCTCACCCAGCTCTACCGCGCCGCCGAGCGTCACCGCTCCTGAACCCAGGAAGGCGCCCTTCCGGGCGCCCGACACAGGGGGGGAGCCGTTCGGAGGGGGACCACACGGCCGTCGTCTGGAAGCCGTCCTTCAGCTCGGCGGCCGAAAGATTTTTTGGGACGCACGCCGGTTCATTCCCTCTTTTACCCCCGAAAGCCCGTGGCAGCCCTTCCTGGTTGCCTCACGCACGGAGTGGAGATGCGCCTGCCTGAAGCTCTGAAGCCTGCTGATACCCCATGCCCAGCCCGTCGCATCCAAGGGGTTCCGGGGTGGTTTCAGGCTCGCTGAGCATCCGGGCCGTTGTCGAAACACCATAGCAGTTGTCAGTCATTGCGCCATCCCCTCTCACCTGGAGATTCCCATGGATTCCCGCATCAAATCAGGCGACACGCTGCCTCGCATTGCCAAGAACCACCGCACCACCAGCCAGTCCATGCGGGCGGAGAAAACGTTCCAGGCCACGAAGGAGAAGGCCGCGTCCTCCATGAAGCGCGCCGAGGGGACGAGGCAGCAGGTGAACGTCCTGGCCACGAAGCATGGGACGCGCGACAGGTTCACCACGACCTTCGAGGACACCCGGCGCGATGAGGGACTCGAGAAGCTCTTCGGCCGGTCCCGGGTCGCTGAAGGTGAGGGGGCGTCCTCGCTGCTGACGGAGGATGCCAACGACGGCAAGGTGAACTGCCTGGATGCCGCGGCGGACTGGGTGAACAAGGCCTCGCCAGAGGACCGTGAGCGCTCGGAGATGGTCTTCCTCGAGGACAAGCGTCCGGGAGCGGAAGGCCAGTCCGGTCACGTGGTCGTGCGCCAGGGCGAGAGGGTCATCGACCCGTCCAATGACAAGAGCTACGAGTCGCTGGACGCGTACCTCGCGGAGCAGCCTCATTACCAGGAGGCGGGCCGCGTCTCCGCCACGGAGGTGAAGCACATCCTGGACACGCCTCCCGGTTCTCTCGAGCGAGCCGAGGCCTTGTCCCAAGCCGGAATCTCCCCCGAGCTCCAGGAGATGAGGGTGGCGGATCCCCAGGGCGCGACCGGGCCCCGGGGAAGGCCGGATCCGGCCTCCCCCACGCCGTCGCCGGAGCCAACCCCGAATCAGCCACTGAATCCCAAGTCGGTGGCGAGCGCCAACGAGCACTATGAGAAGCTGATCAAGCGGGCTCCCGCCACGAATGGCGACGCGCGTATGCGGGGGGTGTTCTACGAGGTCATCAAGGAGAACAAGAACGACCCCGACTTCGTCGCCCAGTTCGTCAAGCGCTGCAAGGAAGACAAGGTGCTCGAGAAGATCGTCGCGCCGAATGACGGCTCCGGCGACTTCGAGAGGCACCCCCACAACGGCGAATACAAGTTCACCAACAAGGACGCCGAGGCATCCCGGGAGAACACCCTGGACGCGCTCCGCATCGCGCGCTCCAAGGGCTACCTCTCCGACCAGGAGGTCCGCGACCTGGCTGGGAAGAACGACACCTGGAAACACGTGGGGGAGCGGCTCGGCATCCAGAGGCTGGGAAAGGAGCCCAGCCACGATGCCGCGGTGAACGAGCTCAAGGCCAAGAAGGCCGAGCTCGACAAGGCGAACGAGGAGCTCCAGGAGAAGAACGAGGAACTCGGCCGGCAGCTCGCCGGGCTGAAACAAGGGCTCACCCAGGAGCAAAAGGAGAAGTATGTCGAGGCCTTCCGCAAGGACCCGAAGAACAAGGATGTCTATGAGAAGGCGGACCAGAAGGCCAAGGAGCTGAACGACATCCTCCAGAAGCACGCGAATCTCCCTCGGGCCGCCATCCAGGACCCGCGGGCACGCCAGGTCATCTACGATTCGCTCGAGGCGGTGGCGAACTCACCCACGCCCAAGGCGGCCATCGACTTCGCGAAGCAACTCGAGAAGGATCCGGAGCTGCGGAAGGCCTTCGCGACCCATCCCAACTTCGAGAAGGACATCACGGCGCCGGCCATCCAGAACCTGGCTGGACAGTACCTCGCGGAGCATCCCAGCGACCCGAAGTCGGCCTATCACCAATACAAGGAAGACATCAAAACCCTCGTCGATTCCTATATCAAGCCGGGGGTGGAGACGGCGAATTCCGCGGCCGACGCGAAGGGGGCGTATGCGGAGTGGGCAGCCCTCGACGCCACGGCGTCGGGCGAGCCGGACGGCCTCCGCCGGTTGACCGAGGATTGGGACAACGCGACTCCCACCCAGCGGGCCGCGAAGGGGGGCGTGGTCGCATTCTACGCCGCCTACGCCAAAATGAAGGAAGGGGACGAGGAGTACGCGGACGCGATCAAGGACCTCTCGGGGGCTGGGGAGCAGGGCGCCGAACTCGTCGCGGGCGCGACGCAGAGCCTGGTCAACGCGGGCAAGCTTGGAAGCAAGGGAGCCCGTGCCGCCAGCTTCCTGGAACGGCTGGCTCCCGGCCTGGGACTGGTCGCCAATTTCGCCTCCGGCGTGTCCCATTGGGAGAAGCTCGATGAGACGAAGAATCCCGCCTATGGATTGGCGCTCGTGGGCGACGCGATTGCCGTTGCCGGCAACATCGCTTCCCTGGTTCCGGGGGGAGGAACGGTGGCGGGCCCGTTGGTCCGAGGCTTCGGCGAGGCCGTCAGCGGCATCGCGGAGATCATCGGCAACGGCATCGAGGACTGGAAGAAACGGCAAGACGTCAAGCGTTACCTGGAGGCGGCGGTCACCGACAAGAACTACCGGGAACAGTTGTTCCAGGGCAGCTCCCACCAGCTCGAGAATCTGTCCAAGGATCTGGGGCTTTCGCCAGAGCAGATCCAGGATCTATCGAATGACTTCCCGCTGGTGACCCTGAAGCCCAACGAAAACGAGCTCTTCGGGTTCGCTCAGCGGATGAAGGCCGCCGGACTCAAGGGCGACGTGGTTCATGGGCTCCTCGAGGCCGTTGCCAAGAGCAATCCTCGAGATCCGGCACGGGCGCTCGAGATGTTCGTGGACCCCCTGAACCTCCAGCAGCCGACCGGTCCCCTCCGGAACAGGGCCGACGTCCTGGCCGAGCTGACCAGCCTCGAACGGGACAACCCGGCCATCGCCGCGGCGGTCAACTACCTGAAGAGCCTGCCGCCCGAGCGGCCTCGTTAGCGGCTTCGAGGCGCGCATCCCTGGCCTCTCCATCGCCCAGGCGCGGGCCGGGCCCCGCGGCGCCTATGTGGAGAGCCCTCGGATGATGAGCGCGGCCAGGGTCGCGGCGGCCTTGGCCTCCTCGACGCGTATGAGAATCCCGGACGGGTGGGCTCACAGGAGGACCGCATGATGCAATGCACGCGTGGCTTGAAGCGCATTCCGCCGTTGTTGTTGCTGGGTGTTCTGGCCAGCGGGGCCAGTCCTCGGAAACCTGCTCCCGCGATTGACTGTGGCACCCGCATCGAGGGCATGGAGCGGCTGCTTCAGCCCGGGGCCCTGGTGCTGCTCGGTGAGCTCCATGGCACGAAGGAGATACCCCGGCTGATGGGAGACCTCGTCTGCCAGGCGGCGGGCCGGGGCGTCGGCGTCTCCGTGTTGCTGGAACTGTCGGCGGAGAACGACCCCTCCTTCGAGGCGTGGCTCTCCTCCGCGGGCCAGGAGCAGGACCGCCAGCGGCTGTTCTCGACGCGAGAATGGCGGTCACCCTACCCGGATGGGAGGACGAGCGTGGCCATGTTCGAGATGCTCGACCGCTTGAGAGTGTTCAGGCGACTGGGCTGGCGCGTGCGAGTGTTCGGCGCCTCCGTGGACCCCAGGCACGAATCCCGCGACGAGTCGATGGCCCTCGGCGTGCGCCGCGTCCGGGAAGAGGCTCCCCAGGATCTCATCCTCGTCCTCGCGGGCAACAACCACACCCGCGTGGACGTGCGGGAGTCCATGGGCGGTCATCTCCGCACGTGGGGACTCACGATGACGTCGCTGAACGTGACGGCCTCCAGGGGGACCCTCTGGACGTGCCGGGGGCCCACCTGCGGCGAGGAGTCCGTGGAGCTGAATGTGCCCGACGGAAAGCCCCGCCTCGACCTCACGCCCAAGGCCCTGCACGCGAAAGCGAACGACGGGGTCCTCTCCTGGGAGCACCCCGCCTTTCATGGGAGCCTCTTCATCGGGCGCATCACGGCCTCGCCTCCGGCGGGCACTCGGGCTGACCCGGGTACTCCGGCCAGGGGGAGCGAGGCAACCCGATAGCCGCTCCTGGAAGAGTACAGTCGTGGGCGACCGGGACGCGTCACGCCTGGCGCTCCGGGTGACTTCACGGATTGTCACAAAGGTCCGCCATTGCGGGGCTGAACCCAAAAATGAGAAACTGGGAATCGGATGAGGGCGGCACAGAGCGAAGACCGGGCGGAAGAGAAGGCACCCGCGCGGATGGGCGTGGTGGACATCCGCCATTTCCGCGCGTTCCTGATGGAAGGGGAACGGGCGAAGCTCTTCCACGCCCTGCACACGCCGCGCCCGGCCGTGGCGCTGTTCCAGACGCTGCAGACGTGGGGCCTCATCGTCGCCGCCTGGGCGCTGTGCTTCTACGTGTCGCCCCTGTGGCTGCCGCTGGCGCTGGTGCTGGTGGGCTCGCGGCAGCGCGCGCTGGGCAACAGCCTCCATGACGCGTCCCACGGCAACATGCTCCAGGGGCGCGAGGCCAACCGGCGCGTGGGCTCGGTGCTGTTCGCCCTGCCCATGTTCGAGGACTTCGAGCTGTACCGCACCGATCACCTGAACCACCACGCCTACCTGGGCGACCCCGTGAAGGATCCGGACTTCATGGCGCTGCCGCCGGGCGCGGATGGACAGCCCTCGCGGGATGGCTGGCGGGTGTACTCCGCCTTCCTGTTCGACGGGCCGCTGTGGCGCAAGTCGCTCTGGGGGGTGCTCGGGCGCATGACGTCCGCGCAGCGGCTCCAGGTGCTGCTGTGGTGG encodes:
- a CDS encoding SDR family NAD(P)-dependent oxidoreductase, with the protein product MKLGIEKKVALVTGGSQGIGRAVALQLAAEGARVALTFRSEREKAAEVVREIEQGGGEALAIEMELSSIDSVKGAVAAVLARFGQLDILVNNAVRWSDKMPGEAPRFEDYALSEWQGLVHDNLDGAIAAIQAALPSMRARGWGRIVNVSSGVALDGVVGAGPYGAAKAALHGLTACLARELGPHGILTNVVVPGLTLTDRISAALPPNVQDQRGKAYAIGRLLPPEEVAPTIVFLCSSANTAVTGEIVRASGGRP
- a CDS encoding TetR/AcrR family transcriptional regulator gives rise to the protein MAVVRQNGIARREALLDAALRCFDERGLMRTGIEDIRKAAGASPSSVYHHFEDFPALVAALLERTFERLQGFISPRVLATRTARTAVRALVEGHLSWVFDNEVEARFMYQAITLELDGGHRGALRVRKTELKAEMMAHLTELGVFAEARSPELTLNVVILGPVHQACRLYLSSPGSVDPKWMLSTLPELAWRSVS
- a CDS encoding fatty acid desaturase — encoded protein: MRAAQSEDRAEEKAPARMGVVDIRHFRAFLMEGERAKLFHALHTPRPAVALFQTLQTWGLIVAAWALCFYVSPLWLPLALVLVGSRQRALGNSLHDASHGNMLQGREANRRVGSVLFALPMFEDFELYRTDHLNHHAYLGDPVKDPDFMALPPGADGQPSRDGWRVYSAFLFDGPLWRKSLWGVLGRMTSAQRLQVLLWWTVVLALFAALAGPRAALSFAALWMLSRATVYHAIKVFAEVSDHIGLVPGSIIGYTRNLPGNALSFLLHPHHDNYHLAHHLFPRIPLANLRRLHLLLKESPEYGAAHHCDTYFAGPSSVVHSWVAPKPLPSLATAREALQPHHAA